A single window of Paracoccus albus DNA harbors:
- the ruvC gene encoding crossover junction endodeoxyribonuclease RuvC, with protein MRVLGIDPGLQNMGWGVIELDGPRLRHIANGVVHSDKGELGERLLRLYRGLCAVITLHAPTAAAVEQTFVNKDAVGTLKLGQARGIALLAPAEAGLEIGEYAPNAVKKAVVGVGHAGKEQVQHMVRHQLPGVDFACADAADALAIAICHAHHLQSRSIRIKVRA; from the coding sequence ATGAGAGTGCTGGGCATTGACCCCGGTTTGCAGAATATGGGTTGGGGCGTGATCGAACTTGATGGCCCACGGCTGCGTCACATCGCCAACGGTGTCGTGCATTCCGACAAGGGAGAGCTGGGCGAACGGCTGCTTCGCCTTTATCGCGGTTTGTGCGCCGTGATCACTTTACACGCGCCCACAGCCGCAGCGGTCGAACAGACTTTCGTCAACAAGGATGCCGTGGGAACGCTGAAGCTTGGACAGGCGCGGGGCATTGCCCTGCTTGCCCCGGCAGAGGCTGGGCTTGAAATCGGTGAATATGCCCCGAACGCGGTGAAGAAAGCGGTTGTGGGCGTCGGGCATGCCGGAAAGGAACAGGTTCAGCATATGGTCCGACATCAGCTTCCGGGCGTGGATTTTGCCTGCGCAGACGCAGCGGATGCCCTGGCCATCGCCATTTGCCATGCCCATCACCTGCAATCGCGCAGCATTCGTATCAAGGTGCGGGCATGA
- the ruvA gene encoding Holliday junction branch migration protein RuvA, translating to MIGRIAGVIVHRAADHVMVDVRGVGYIVHISERTAAGLPPVGQAVALYTDLLVREDLLQLFGFPTLLEKEWHKLLTSVQGIGAKASLAILGTLGAEGLGRSIALGDWAAVRKAQGVGPKLAQRVVLELKDKAPSVMALGGVLTVDAGTAVIEDDAPPVAKAPVAPKAAADAPSSAAAQSEALSALTNLGYNPSEAASAVAQAAAAEPDAATSALIRAALRSLAPKE from the coding sequence ATGATCGGACGCATCGCAGGGGTTATCGTGCATCGCGCGGCGGATCATGTCATGGTCGACGTGCGCGGTGTCGGCTATATCGTTCATATCAGCGAACGCACCGCCGCTGGACTGCCTCCGGTGGGTCAGGCTGTCGCGTTATATACCGATCTGCTCGTGCGTGAGGATCTGTTGCAGCTTTTCGGCTTCCCGACGCTGCTGGAGAAGGAGTGGCACAAGCTGCTCACCTCCGTTCAGGGCATCGGGGCGAAGGCGTCGCTTGCCATATTGGGGACGCTCGGCGCCGAGGGGCTGGGGCGTTCCATTGCGCTTGGCGATTGGGCAGCTGTTCGCAAGGCGCAGGGGGTCGGGCCGAAACTGGCGCAGCGCGTCGTGCTGGAACTGAAGGACAAGGCGCCCTCTGTCATGGCATTGGGCGGTGTGCTGACGGTGGATGCCGGAACGGCAGTGATTGAAGACGATGCGCCGCCTGTGGCAAAAGCGCCCGTCGCGCCAAAGGCTGCGGCCGATGCGCCTTCCTCTGCCGCTGCGCAATCCGAAGCGCTGTCTGCTTTGACCAACCTGGGCTATAATCCGTCCGAGGCCGCATCTGCCGTCGCGCAGGCGGCAGCAGCGGAACCAGATGCCGCAACCTCTGCGTTGATCCGCGCGGCGCTTCGTTCGCTTGCGCCGAAGGAATAG
- the ruvB gene encoding Holliday junction branch migration DNA helicase RuvB, whose translation MAAPDPTLRPEPLPEDDTGRALRPQALSEFIGQAEARANLSVFIESARRRGEAMDHTLFHGPPGLGKTTLAQIMARELGVNFKMTSGPVLARAGDLAAILTNLESRDVLFIDEIHRMNPAVEEVLYPAMEDFELDLMIGEGPAARTVRIELQPFTLVGATTRLGLLTTPLRDRFGIPTRLQFYNEDELDEIVRRGARLMGYGADPDGTREIARRARGTPRIAGRLLRRVADFALVEGDGRISRAIADNALTRLGVDDLGLDGADRRYLGLIAENYGGGPVGVETISAALSESRDAIEEVIEPYLLQQGLIARTPRGRMLAAKGWRHLGLNAPKAPAQQPLFED comes from the coding sequence ATGGCCGCGCCTGACCCGACATTGCGCCCGGAACCTCTGCCAGAAGATGACACTGGCCGGGCACTTCGCCCGCAGGCGCTGAGCGAGTTCATCGGTCAGGCCGAAGCCCGCGCAAACCTGTCGGTGTTCATCGAAAGCGCCCGCCGTCGTGGCGAGGCAATGGATCACACGCTGTTTCACGGTCCGCCCGGTCTGGGCAAGACGACGCTGGCGCAGATCATGGCGCGGGAACTGGGCGTGAACTTCAAGATGACCTCTGGCCCCGTGCTGGCGCGGGCGGGGGATCTTGCGGCCATTCTGACCAACCTGGAATCGCGCGACGTGCTGTTCATCGACGAAATTCACCGGATGAACCCCGCGGTGGAAGAGGTCCTTTATCCGGCGATGGAGGATTTTGAGCTGGACCTGATGATCGGTGAAGGCCCAGCCGCACGGACGGTCAGGATCGAGTTGCAGCCTTTCACCCTTGTCGGCGCGACAACGCGACTTGGCCTGTTGACGACGCCTCTGCGTGACCGTTTCGGCATCCCGACGCGCCTGCAATTCTACAATGAGGATGAGCTGGACGAAATCGTGCGCCGCGGTGCACGGCTGATGGGATATGGTGCCGATCCGGACGGCACGCGGGAAATTGCGCGCCGTGCACGCGGCACGCCCCGGATCGCGGGCCGGTTGTTGCGGAGGGTTGCGGATTTCGCGCTTGTCGAGGGCGATGGGCGGATTTCCCGGGCGATTGCCGACAATGCGCTGACCCGGCTGGGCGTGGATGACCTTGGGCTGGACGGGGCAGACCGGCGCTATCTGGGACTGATCGCCGAAAATTACGGCGGTGGACCTGTGGGCGTCGAGACGATCTCTGCCGCTTTGTCGGAAAGCCGCGACGCGATTGAAGAGGTGATTGAGCCCTATCTGTTGCAGCAGGGGCTGATAGCAAGAACGCCGAGGGGGCGGATGCTGGCGGCGAAAGGCTGGCGGCATCTGGGGCTGAATGCGCCGAAAGCGCCTGCGCAGCAGCCCTTGTTCGAGGATTGA
- a CDS encoding PaaI family thioesterase has translation MSTEERVRASFAKQTMMQSLGAELESVAEGWVVITSPILPTVLQQQGAGHAGLAFSIGDSAAGYSALTMMEEGKEVMTVEMKINLMAPAIGDRLVAEGRVIRAGRRIVVVAADVFAEKDGTRKHVAMLQGTMIPV, from the coding sequence ATGAGCACCGAGGAAAGGGTCCGCGCAAGCTTCGCGAAGCAGACCATGATGCAGAGTTTGGGGGCGGAACTGGAAAGCGTTGCGGAGGGGTGGGTCGTGATTACGTCGCCGATTCTGCCCACGGTTTTGCAGCAGCAGGGCGCGGGTCATGCAGGGCTGGCCTTTTCCATCGGCGATTCGGCGGCGGGTTATTCCGCGCTGACGATGATGGAAGAGGGCAAAGAGGTCATGACGGTTGAGATGAAGATCAACCTGATGGCGCCCGCTATCGGTGATCGTCTGGTGGCCGAGGGCCGCGTGATCCGCGCCGGCCGCCGTATCGTGGTGGTCGCCGCGGATGTGTTTGCCGAGAAAGACGGTACCCGCAAACATGTTGCCATGCTGCAGGGCACCATGATCCCGGTTTAA
- a CDS encoding peroxiredoxin, whose product MALTEGDKLPGGKLLKMTEDGPAQVDMSDYKAGRVAIFALPGAFTGTCSTQHVPSFMRTADKFREKGIDRIVCISVNDPFVMGAWEKDTGAGEAGLTFLSDADGSFTKAMGMNFDAPPAGLYDRSRRYAMLVEDGTIETLQVEESPGECSISGGEALLEKA is encoded by the coding sequence ATGGCTCTTACCGAAGGTGACAAACTTCCAGGTGGCAAGCTGCTGAAAATGACCGAAGACGGCCCGGCGCAGGTGGACATGTCCGACTATAAGGCCGGTCGCGTCGCCATTTTCGCCCTGCCGGGTGCGTTCACAGGAACCTGTTCGACCCAGCACGTCCCCAGCTTCATGCGAACAGCCGACAAGTTCCGGGAGAAAGGCATCGACCGGATCGTCTGTATCAGCGTCAACGACCCCTTTGTCATGGGCGCATGGGAAAAAGACACCGGCGCGGGCGAGGCCGGGCTGACCTTTCTGTCAGACGCCGATGGCAGCTTCACCAAGGCCATGGGCATGAATTTCGACGCCCCGCCGGCTGGCCTTTACGACCGCTCCAGGCGCTATGCCATGCTGGTCGAGGACGGTACGATCGAAACCCTTCAGGTCGAGGAATCGCCCGGCGAATGCTCGATCTCTGGCGGAGAGGCATTGCTGGAGAAAGCTTAA
- the recQ gene encoding DNA helicase RecQ: MKDIADQHLRDIWGFDGFRPGQQEIVSAVASNQNVLAIMPTGGGKSLCYQLPALMRDGVTVVISPLIALMRDQVRAMREAGVAAGALTSGNTEAETDDVFAAIRERSLKLLYMAPERLASGGTLNLLRRAGVTAIAVDEAHCVSQWGHDFRPDYLRIGELKRTLNVPLSAFTATADAETRAEIVTRLFGGAEPVTFLRGFDRPNIHLAFQPKNQPRRQIMDFVAARPGQSGIVYCGSRAKTETLAAALNAAGHPALHYHGGMEADARREAEARFQREDGLIVAATVAFGMGIDKPDIRWVAHADLPKSIEAYYQEIGRAGRDGAPAETLTLYGPDDIRMRRAQIDEGLAENDRKDADHARLNALLGLAEATACRRVLLLAYFGDESEPCGNCDLCQSPPDIFDATKPVQMALSAMLRSGEWFGAGHIIDILTGNETDKIRERGHSRLPTFGVGKEWSKPQWQAIIRQMMGRDLCRPDPSRHGALHITETAHPILRGEAQVTLREDSIKRAKPAFTPKMQVSEEDAPLFSALKAKRRALAEAQRVPAYVIFPDRTLQEMAERRPQTLDEMARINGVGAKKLDSYGDAFISVIAGEAAPMHPQRRALAGREAGALFDRLAETQMRLARGEDGTEKPLSCSTTQLRRIAEARPASRESLSRLLDDARLDRFGEAFLHDIASL, translated from the coding sequence ATGAAGGATATTGCGGACCAGCATCTGCGCGATATCTGGGGCTTTGACGGCTTTCGCCCTGGCCAGCAGGAAATCGTTTCTGCCGTAGCCAGCAATCAGAACGTGCTGGCCATCATGCCAACGGGCGGCGGCAAGTCGCTGTGCTATCAGCTGCCCGCGCTGATGCGCGATGGCGTGACAGTCGTAATCTCTCCGCTGATTGCGCTGATGCGGGATCAGGTCCGCGCGATGCGCGAGGCAGGCGTAGCGGCAGGGGCGCTGACCTCGGGCAACACGGAAGCAGAGACGGATGATGTTTTCGCAGCCATCCGCGAACGCAGCCTGAAGCTGCTTTATATGGCGCCTGAACGCCTCGCCTCTGGCGGGACGCTGAACCTGCTGCGCCGTGCAGGCGTCACAGCCATTGCCGTGGATGAGGCGCATTGCGTCAGCCAGTGGGGGCACGACTTCCGCCCCGATTACCTCCGCATCGGAGAGCTGAAACGCACGCTGAACGTGCCTCTTTCCGCCTTCACCGCGACCGCCGATGCCGAAACGCGTGCCGAGATCGTCACGCGGCTTTTCGGCGGGGCCGAGCCTGTCACCTTCCTGCGCGGCTTCGACCGTCCAAATATTCATCTGGCATTTCAACCCAAGAACCAGCCTCGCCGCCAGATCATGGATTTCGTCGCCGCGCGTCCCGGCCAGTCGGGCATCGTCTATTGCGGCAGCCGCGCCAAGACGGAAACGCTGGCCGCCGCGCTGAACGCCGCAGGCCATCCCGCGCTGCATTATCACGGCGGGATGGAGGCTGACGCCCGCCGCGAGGCCGAGGCCCGGTTTCAGCGCGAGGACGGGCTGATAGTGGCTGCTACGGTCGCCTTTGGCATGGGCATCGACAAACCCGACATCCGCTGGGTTGCCCATGCCGACCTGCCCAAATCCATCGAGGCCTATTATCAGGAAATCGGTCGCGCAGGCCGCGACGGCGCACCGGCGGAAACCCTGACCCTCTATGGCCCAGACGATATCCGCATGCGCCGCGCCCAGATCGACGAGGGGCTGGCCGAGAATGACCGCAAGGATGCGGACCACGCAAGGCTGAATGCGCTTCTCGGTCTGGCAGAGGCGACCGCTTGCCGCCGTGTGCTGCTGCTGGCCTATTTCGGTGACGAGTCCGAGCCTTGCGGAAACTGCGATCTCTGCCAGAGCCCGCCCGATATCTTCGATGCGACCAAGCCCGTGCAGATGGCGCTTTCGGCCATGTTGCGCAGCGGGGAATGGTTCGGGGCGGGCCATATCATCGACATCCTGACCGGCAATGAAACCGACAAGATACGCGAGCGTGGTCACAGCCGCCTGCCCACATTCGGCGTCGGCAAGGAATGGTCCAAGCCACAATGGCAGGCCATCATCCGCCAGATGATGGGCCGCGATCTGTGCCGCCCCGACCCCTCGCGCCACGGTGCCCTGCATATCACCGAAACCGCCCACCCGATCCTGCGGGGCGAGGCGCAGGTGACGTTGCGCGAAGACAGCATCAAACGCGCCAAGCCCGCATTCACCCCTAAAATGCAGGTCTCCGAAGAAGATGCACCGCTGTTTTCCGCCCTCAAGGCCAAACGCCGCGCTTTGGCAGAGGCGCAGCGTGTCCCGGCCTATGTCATCTTCCCCGACCGGACCTTGCAGGAAATGGCCGAACGCCGCCCGCAGACGCTGGATGAGATGGCCCGGATCAACGGCGTAGGTGCAAAGAAGCTGGACAGCTATGGCGATGCCTTCATATCCGTAATCGCGGGAGAGGCCGCGCCCATGCACCCGCAGCGCCGCGCACTTGCTGGGCGCGAGGCCGGCGCACTCTTCGACCGTCTCGCTGAAACCCAGATGCGGCTGGCGCGAGGCGAAGATGGCACCGAAAAGCCGCTCAGCTGCTCAACCACCCAGCTTCGCCGCATCGCCGAAGCCCGGCCTGCCAGCCGCGAATCGCTGTCCCGCCTGCTTGACGATGCAAGACTGGACCGGTTCGGCGAAGCGTTCCTGCACGACATCGCGTCACTTTGA
- a CDS encoding alpha/beta fold hydrolase produces the protein MPSSLWSRSEGDGPPVVFLHGWMMDHNDEAATYDAAFADRGYRRIYIDMPGMGESADSPVPHDLDAYADLLVTEIDLLTSGEPFLLSGTSAGALIACGVAARMPEKVRGLLLRVPLVHGPEDRRDLDPFAPLSNMPSDQEAGRTLPTDQAPLIADPIWTRDLYRKLRERVAPAMRRANLDAISPVRDDPVRYDLRRNLDRFERPALIVLARQDDNVGWRDAFSRFAHWSRASLALLDAASHEYPLDHQMPLMRALVDDWLHRLELAP, from the coding sequence ATGCCGAGCAGCCTCTGGAGCAGATCGGAAGGTGATGGCCCGCCGGTCGTGTTCCTGCATGGCTGGATGATGGATCACAATGACGAGGCCGCGACATATGACGCGGCCTTTGCCGACCGAGGCTATCGTCGGATCTATATCGACATGCCCGGCATGGGTGAAAGCGCAGACAGCCCCGTCCCGCATGATCTTGACGCCTATGCCGATTTGCTGGTCACTGAAATTGACCTTCTGACGTCGGGCGAGCCCTTTCTTTTGTCCGGGACATCGGCTGGCGCGCTGATCGCTTGTGGCGTGGCCGCAAGGATGCCGGAAAAGGTACGGGGCCTTCTTTTGCGCGTGCCGCTGGTTCACGGGCCAGAGGATCGACGCGACTTAGATCCGTTCGCACCACTGTCAAACATGCCCTCTGACCAAGAGGCGGGGCGGACTTTACCCACGGATCAGGCACCCCTTATTGCTGATCCCATCTGGACCCGCGACCTTTACCGCAAGCTGCGCGAGCGGGTCGCCCCCGCCATGCGACGCGCCAATCTTGATGCAATTTCCCCTGTCCGCGATGATCCGGTCCGCTATGACCTCCGCCGCAATCTGGACCGTTTCGAACGTCCGGCGCTGATCGTCCTTGCCCGGCAGGACGACAATGTTGGCTGGCGTGATGCGTTTTCCCGCTTTGCGCACTGGTCGCGCGCCAGCCTCGCCTTGCTGGACGCGGCAAGCCACGAATACCCGCTGGACCACCAAATGCCGCTGATGCGCGCACTTGTCGACGATTGGCTGCACCGGCTGGAACTGGCACCATGA
- a CDS encoding YggT family protein, whose product MATLYQAIDLILSVLWFLMFAHIIMSWLINFQVLNLRQPMVATLWDGLNRLLEPIYAPVRRMLPDTGGLDLAPLVVFIIIIIIRTALANNAGFFLGY is encoded by the coding sequence ATGGCGACTCTTTACCAGGCGATTGACCTGATCCTCAGCGTGCTGTGGTTCCTTATGTTCGCGCATATCATCATGTCATGGCTGATCAATTTTCAGGTCCTGAACCTGCGCCAGCCAATGGTTGCGACGCTTTGGGACGGCCTCAACCGCCTGCTGGAGCCGATCTATGCCCCCGTTCGCCGGATGCTGCCAGATACCGGCGGGCTGGATCTGGCACCGCTGGTCGTCTTTATCATCATAATCATTATCCGGACGGCACTGGCGAACAACGCCGGCTTCTTCCTTGGCTACTGA
- the asd gene encoding aspartate-semialdehyde dehydrogenase: MAINGTPRVGLVGWRGMVGSVLMDRMTDEGDFALIEPVFFSTSNAGGSAPLGDQPLADAYDLAALKACDIVLSCQGGDYTTQVHAKLRGEGWDGHWIDAASTLRMKDDALIVLDPVNRPQIDDAMAAGNRNWVGGNCTVSCMLMGVGALFKAGLVEWMSTQTYQAASGGGAKHMRELLTQFGTLNAEVKPLLDDPKSAILEIDRQILARQKAMLDGAESEQFGAVLGGSLIPWIDADLGNGVSKEEWKGMAETNKILGRGPDALGGSDERAIPVDGFCVRIGAMRCHSQALTFKLKGDVPVGEIEALIEEDNPWSKVVPNEKEATMRDLTPVAVTGTMNIPVGRIRKLAMGPEYVGAFTVGDQLLWGAAEPLRRMLRILIEG; this comes from the coding sequence ATGGCGATAAACGGAACGCCACGCGTCGGCCTTGTGGGCTGGCGGGGCATGGTCGGATCGGTCCTGATGGACCGCATGACGGACGAAGGCGACTTCGCCCTGATCGAGCCCGTCTTCTTCTCGACCTCGAATGCCGGTGGATCGGCGCCCCTTGGCGATCAGCCGCTGGCAGATGCCTATGATCTTGCAGCGCTGAAAGCCTGCGACATCGTCCTGTCCTGTCAAGGCGGGGATTATACGACGCAGGTTCATGCCAAGCTGCGTGGCGAGGGCTGGGACGGCCACTGGATCGACGCCGCATCGACACTGCGGATGAAGGATGATGCGCTGATCGTGCTTGATCCGGTCAACCGCCCGCAGATCGATGATGCGATGGCCGCTGGCAACCGCAACTGGGTCGGCGGCAATTGCACCGTGTCCTGTATGCTGATGGGCGTAGGCGCGCTGTTCAAGGCCGGTCTGGTCGAATGGATGTCCACACAGACCTATCAGGCGGCCTCTGGTGGAGGTGCCAAGCATATGCGAGAGTTGCTGACCCAGTTCGGCACGCTGAATGCCGAAGTGAAGCCGCTTCTGGACGACCCGAAATCAGCGATCCTCGAAATCGACCGCCAGATTCTGGCGCGTCAGAAAGCGATGCTGGACGGCGCGGAATCGGAACAGTTCGGCGCTGTTCTGGGCGGCTCTCTGATCCCGTGGATCGACGCAGACCTTGGCAATGGCGTTTCCAAGGAAGAGTGGAAAGGCATGGCCGAGACGAACAAGATTCTGGGCCGTGGCCCCGATGCGCTTGGCGGCTCGGATGAACGTGCGATTCCGGTGGATGGCTTCTGCGTGCGCATTGGCGCGATGCGCTGCCACTCTCAGGCGCTGACCTTCAAGCTGAAGGGCGACGTTCCGGTGGGCGAGATCGAAGCGCTGATCGAAGAAGACAATCCGTGGTCCAAGGTCGTCCCTAACGAGAAAGAGGCGACGATGCGTGATCTGACCCCGGTTGCCGTCACCGGCACCATGAATATCCCGGTCGGTCGCATCCGCAAACTGGCGATGGGCCCGGAATATGTCGGTGCCTTTACCGTCGGCGACCAGCTTCTGTGGGGCGCGGCCGAACCGTTACGCCGCATGTTGCGTATTCTGATCGAGGGCTGA
- a CDS encoding acyl-CoA thioesterase, translating to MYPLIRFAKEMIKFRNAPKLGPLDTHVSTHMCWPWDLDPWIELNNGRTLTLYDLGRIPMASRTGLIHVLREKGWGITVAGNSTRYRRRIRVFHRFTMLSRLIGWDHRFIYMEQSMWRNGECCNHMLLRSAVTGPNGIVAPSEVFLALGQEMESPELPQWATAWIEADAQRPWPPVVPDDARAAVADKAP from the coding sequence ATGTATCCGCTGATCCGCTTTGCAAAGGAAATGATAAAATTCCGGAATGCGCCCAAGCTGGGGCCGCTGGACACGCATGTTTCGACGCATATGTGCTGGCCTTGGGATCTTGATCCCTGGATCGAGCTGAACAATGGCCGGACGCTGACCCTGTACGATCTGGGGCGGATACCGATGGCGTCCCGCACCGGCCTGATCCATGTGCTGCGCGAAAAGGGCTGGGGTATCACGGTTGCGGGCAATTCGACCCGCTATCGTCGCCGTATCCGCGTGTTCCACCGCTTTACCATGCTGTCGCGCCTGATCGGCTGGGATCATCGCTTCATCTATATGGAGCAGTCGATGTGGCGGAATGGCGAATGCTGTAACCATATGCTTTTGCGCAGCGCTGTGACCGGGCCGAATGGCATCGTCGCGCCGTCCGAGGTCTTCCTCGCGCTTGGACAAGAGATGGAAAGCCCCGAATTGCCCCAATGGGCCACCGCGTGGATCGAGGCTGACGCGCAGCGTCCTTGGCCGCCGGTCGTTCCGGATGACGCCCGTGCCGCCGTCGCTGACAAAGCGCCCTAG